DNA sequence from the Candidatus Edwardsbacteria bacterium genome:
CTTCATTGATACCCTGACAGCAGATTCACTTAAAGCCGACAGTCTGACCATTAGGGAAGCGCCGCCCAAGGTCAAGAACGGACTTCCCTGGTCGTTCAATCTGGGCTACGACCAGAACTGGAGCCGCTATTACGACAACGCCAATCTGCAGGGGACATTGAACTTTGACATTACCAAGAACTGGAAGGTCAGCTACGGCAAGTATTACAGTATTAAGGCCGGGGAGATGGTGTCCGAGAGCTACTCCGTCTATCGTGACCTGCACTGCTGGGAGGCCAGGTTCAGCAGCACCCGCAGCGGGGTCTATTGGTCATACGAATTCCGGATAAACCTGAAGGCCCTTCCGGATCTGAAGATCCACATACCCAGATCCGGCAGTTCGGGATATTAGGGAATATTATAAATACTGGCAAGAATTTTATAGCCCCTTGACCGCCAGCCGTTTATCTTGACGGTATAATTTTTATCTGTTATAATCATCTTTTATATCAATAATATCCAGCGAGGGTGGCGGAACTGGCAGACGCGCCAGACTTAGGATCTGGTGCCGCAAGGCGTGGGGGTTCAAATCCCCCCCTTCGCACCAACTAAAGAGCAGAGGCCTATGGCTATTGGTATAAATGTTAAAATTATTTAAGAGGTTTAACGTATTTTATATTCTTTCACATTGTGAATAAAAAAACTTAATAAATTCAATATACAAATCTAAGGAGCTGTTTTGAAAGTCGAGATCAAAGAACCCAAATCCTGGCAGAGGATATTCGAGATAGAAGTGCCCAGCCAGCAGTTGAATGAGGCCATCGAGGAACTGTATCAGGAATACGGCAGGAAAGCCAAGATACCGGGCTTCCGTCCCGGCAAGGTGCCCCGGACGGTGCTGGAGGCCAGGTTCGGCAAGGGCATCGAGGCCGAGGCCATCGAGCGCTTGGTGCCGGAGTCATACGAAAAGGCGCTGTTGGAGAACAAGCTGGTGCCGGTCAACCGGGCGGTGATCTCGGACATGGACATCACCGGAGACAAAGTACTGAAATTCAAAGCCACCTTTGAGGTCCTGCCGACCGTAACCCTCAAAAAATATAAAGGCCTTTCGGCGGCCAAGCGTTTACGCGAAGTCACCGATGAAGACGTGGCCCGGGAGATCGAATTTCTGCAGAACATCTACGCCGAATACAACACCGTGGACAGGGCTTCGGCCAAGGGCGACCGGGTGATCATCGATTTCAAGCCCATCTCGGGGGTGGAGGACCCAGAGAAATCCAAGGGTGAGAATTATACCATCGACCTGGGGGCGGCCCAGGTGCTGCCGGAGTTCAACGACAACCTGACAGGGGTCAAGGCCGGCGATGTCAAGGAGATCTCGGTCCAGTACAAGGATGACTACCAGGCCCAGGAGCTGGCCGGCAAGACGGTGGTCTTCCAGGTGACGGTCAAGGAGGTCAAGGAGAAGAAACAGCCGGAGCTGAACGACGATTTCGCCAAGAAGGTCAGCGAGTACCAGACCATAGGGGAACTCCGGGAGAAGATCAAATCAGGTATGATTGCCCGGGCCGAATCCGAGGCCATGGAGGGGGTGCGGATCCAGGCGGTCAACGCCCTGATAGACGAGAATCCGGTGGAGCTTCCGGAATCGCTGGTAAAGGAGCAGACCGAAAACATGGTGGCCGAGGCCAAGGAAAGGCACCTGCGCCAGCACAACCATCCCGATAAAAAGGACTGTCCGGAATGCGGCTGGGACCAGGAGAAGATGCTGGCCCAGTATAAGCCGGCCGCCGAATGGAAGATAAAAGAGGATCTGTTTCTGTCCCAGGTGGTCAAGGCCGAGAACATACAGGCCGAGCCTAACGAGATTGAAGAGGCCATAGAGGACTGGGCCCGGCATAACCGCACCGATCCGGCCGAGATCAGAAAGGTATTGCAGAAAAATCCGGAGAGGATGGACGACCTCAAGGATCGCTTGGCAGCCAACAAGGCCGGACAGATGCTGGCCCAGTGGGCGGAGGTCAAACTGGAGAAGGTCGCAGACAAGAAATAATCAATAACTCAATATAAATGGGGGCCGAGTAATGTCCAACGATAGCAGCAAACTGATGCTGGAGAATAAAAGCGTCTGGGAGCGGGCCGATGCCAAATTGCGGGAGAGGTATTTCGGTTTTGCCAAGGACTACGCCGGGTTCCTGGATGCCGGCCGCACCGAAAGGCTGGCGGTGGACCGCCTGAAGGAGCTGGCCGAGCAGCAGGGTTTCCTGCCGGTGGAAAAGGTCAAATCCTGGAAGGCCGGGCAGAAGGTTTATGCCATCAACCGCCATAAGAATATTTTCCTGGCGGTGCTGGGACAGGATCCGCTGGAGAACGGCGCCAATCTGGTGGCCTCCCATCTGGACGTGCCCCGGCTGGACCTTAAGCAGAAGCCGCTGTATCAGGATGACGAACTGGGGCAGGCCCTGCTGCGCACCCAATATTACGGCGGGGTCAAGAAATACCAGTGGGTGAACATACCGCTGGGGCTGTACGGCAAGGTGATACTGCGGGACGGCCGGGAGGTGGACCTGGCCATCGGCCACGATGATGACGACCCCTGTTTCGTGATCACCGACATCCTGCCCCATCTCAATAAAAAAGATCAGGCCGACCGCAAGTCCGGGGAGACCATCAAGGGCGAGGAGCTGGTGGTGCTGTGCGGCGGGATACCGGTGGATGACGCTGAGGCCAAGAGCCGGGTCAAGCTGGCGGTGCTGGAGCACCTGAATAAAAAATACGGGATGGACGAGGAGGACCTGATCAGCTCCGAGATCGAGGTGGTGCCGCTGATCAAATCCCGCTTCATTGGCTTCGACAGGAGTTTCCTGGGGGGCTACGGCCATGATGACCGAATCTGCAGTTATACCTCGGCCCGGGCCATCTTCGACGTCAAGGATCCCAAGAAGACTGTGGTGGCGGCCTGCGTGGACAAGGAGGAGATCGGCTCCGAGGGAAACACGGGGATGCAGGCTATGTTCCTGTGGAATTTTTTGGGCGACCTGATGGCCCTGAGCAAACCGGATTATTCCGAGGCGGCCCTTAGGAGATGCCTGTCCAACACCAGGGTGCTCTCGGCCGACACCAATGCCGCGGTGGAGCCCAACTTCAAGGGGGTGCACGAGATGTCCAACGCCGGGCGGGCGGGCTACGGCCTGATGATGGTCAAATACACCGGTCACGGCGGAAAGAACGGGGCCAGCGACGCCAACGCCGAGTTCGTAGGCTGGGTCAGGAAGATATTCAACGATAACAACATTCCCTGGCAGTGCGGGGCCATGGGCAAGGTGGACGAGGGCGGCGGCGGCACGGTGGCCAAATTCCTGGCCAAGCTGGGGATGGAGGTGCTGGACTGCGGCCCGGCGGTGATGTCCCTGCATTCGCCTTTCGAGGTGGTCTCGGTGGCCGACATCTATGTCAGCTATCAGGGCTACCTGGCATTTTACCAGGCGGGATGAGGATCGGCGATAGCCAAACTATCAAACAAGCGATAAGTTAATTTAAACAATCAGGAATAAAACAGGGAGATTAGCAGATATGATACTGAAGGCTATGCGCAGCCAGATGAAGGTAATTATGTGGATCGTGGCCGTGGCCATGGTGGTGGGCTTCGGGTTCATCATTACCGGAACCGGAGGGAACCTGGGCAAGAGCCAGAGCAAGCTGGCCCAGGGCGTCGTGGGCGAGGTTGACGGACAGTCCATCAGCCTGCGTCAATATCAGGAGATATACCGGCAGAACCTGCAGAACTACCGCCAGCAGTCGGACGGCGAGCCGGATGAGGCCACCGCCAAGCAGATAGAGAACCAGACCTGGCAGTCCATGGTGGAGGAGATGCTGTTGCAGCAGGCCTACCGCAAGCTGGGGATAAAAACCTTTGACGAAGAAGTGGTCAGCATCATCAGGAACAGCCCGCCCCAGGAGCTTAGGACCAACGAGAACCTGATGACCAACGGGGTTTTCGACATCCAGAAATACCACGCCTTTATCAGCCAGCCCCAGAGCATGCCCTGGCTGCTGGATTACGAGAGCCAGATCAAAAAGCAGCTGCCCCTGCAAAAACTAAGGCTGCAGCTGGTGGCCGGCATCAGGGTCACCGACCAGGAGCTCAAGGAAGCCTTCATTGACAAATTCGACCGGGTCAGGGCCAGCTATATAGCCATCCCGTTGGGGGCTTTTTATAATCCCAATCAGGAGATATCCCAGGACCGGATCGCCGGATATTACCAGGAGCACCGGTCAGAATATGATGCTCCGGAGAGGGCCAACCTGGAGTTCGTGGCCTTTGCCCAGAGCCCCACCGAAAAGGACCTCCAGGCCGTCAAGGACCGGATAGAGGAGATATATCAGGAGGCCAGGACCCCGGGGGCCGATTTCGCCGAACTGGCCATGACCTACTCCGAAGATCCGGGATCGACCGAGAAGGGCGGGGATCTGGGTTTCTTCGGCAAG
Encoded proteins:
- a CDS encoding aminopeptidase, with protein sequence MLENKSVWERADAKLRERYFGFAKDYAGFLDAGRTERLAVDRLKELAEQQGFLPVEKVKSWKAGQKVYAINRHKNIFLAVLGQDPLENGANLVASHLDVPRLDLKQKPLYQDDELGQALLRTQYYGGVKKYQWVNIPLGLYGKVILRDGREVDLAIGHDDDDPCFVITDILPHLNKKDQADRKSGETIKGEELVVLCGGIPVDDAEAKSRVKLAVLEHLNKKYGMDEEDLISSEIEVVPLIKSRFIGFDRSFLGGYGHDDRICSYTSARAIFDVKDPKKTVVAACVDKEEIGSEGNTGMQAMFLWNFLGDLMALSKPDYSEAALRRCLSNTRVLSADTNAAVEPNFKGVHEMSNAGRAGYGLMMVKYTGHGGKNGASDANAEFVGWVRKIFNDNNIPWQCGAMGKVDEGGGGTVAKFLAKLGMEVLDCGPAVMSLHSPFEVVSVADIYVSYQGYLAFYQAG
- the tig gene encoding trigger factor is translated as MKVEIKEPKSWQRIFEIEVPSQQLNEAIEELYQEYGRKAKIPGFRPGKVPRTVLEARFGKGIEAEAIERLVPESYEKALLENKLVPVNRAVISDMDITGDKVLKFKATFEVLPTVTLKKYKGLSAAKRLREVTDEDVAREIEFLQNIYAEYNTVDRASAKGDRVIIDFKPISGVEDPEKSKGENYTIDLGAAQVLPEFNDNLTGVKAGDVKEISVQYKDDYQAQELAGKTVVFQVTVKEVKEKKQPELNDDFAKKVSEYQTIGELREKIKSGMIARAESEAMEGVRIQAVNALIDENPVELPESLVKEQTENMVAEAKERHLRQHNHPDKKDCPECGWDQEKMLAQYKPAAEWKIKEDLFLSQVVKAENIQAEPNEIEEAIEDWARHNRTDPAEIRKVLQKNPERMDDLKDRLAANKAGQMLAQWAEVKLEKVADKK
- a CDS encoding peptidylprolyl isomerase, which produces MILKAMRSQMKVIMWIVAVAMVVGFGFIITGTGGNLGKSQSKLAQGVVGEVDGQSISLRQYQEIYRQNLQNYRQQSDGEPDEATAKQIENQTWQSMVEEMLLQQAYRKLGIKTFDEEVVSIIRNSPPQELRTNENLMTNGVFDIQKYHAFISQPQSMPWLLDYESQIKKQLPLQKLRLQLVAGIRVTDQELKEAFIDKFDRVRASYIAIPLGAFYNPNQEISQDRIAGYYQEHRSEYDAPERANLEFVAFAQSPTEKDLQAVKDRIEEIYQEARTPGADFAELAMTYSEDPGSTEKGGDLGFFGKGQMIPEFEKLAFEMAPGKISQPFQTQFGWHIVKVEEKKTEQGQPMVRARHILLRIKASEETLADLRIKSDIFNDAIKEMGFEKAAAEQGLEIVKTGFFGRGFYVPRLGSMPELVNFAFDEGKGSVSPVLDNGQSYVVARILDRQKKGIKPLAEVEQLIKSKILMEMAKAEAKAMAQSLRSQIAKPGDLEKAAKAANAKLETTGEFSRADFVPNVGNQNEFFAAAFGMAPGTVSGPVATDQAVYIIRVDSHNPINQELFSQEAGKLEQELMQRKQNEAIQNWYQSLQESAKIRDYRVAGM